The proteins below come from a single Streptomyces sp. B3I8 genomic window:
- a CDS encoding class II glutamine amidotransferase: MCRLFGLSSAPRRTRATFWLLDAPDSLSEQSRHDPDGTGLGYYADDGTPVVHKAPLAAREDRAFAREARKVESETFLAHIRFASTGGLDTRNTHPFEQEGRLFAHNGVVEGLDRLDEHLGEDRAPVNGDTDSERCFALITREIRRHDGDIAAGIESAVGWIAENLPVYALNLVLTTPQELWALRYPETHRLYTLRRHAGGHHGTRHLDHSGTDGRLRVRSAHLAESPAVVVASERMDDNPQWRLMEPGELLHVGPDLHATHHVVLPDPPAHRLTLADLRPDAAASQRAA, translated from the coding sequence ATGTGCCGTCTGTTCGGCCTCAGCAGCGCTCCGCGGCGCACCCGCGCCACGTTCTGGCTGCTGGACGCCCCCGACAGCCTCAGTGAGCAGAGCCGTCACGATCCCGACGGCACCGGTCTCGGGTACTACGCCGACGACGGCACCCCCGTGGTGCACAAGGCGCCCCTGGCCGCCCGCGAGGACCGGGCGTTCGCGCGGGAGGCCCGGAAGGTGGAGTCGGAGACCTTCCTCGCCCACATCCGGTTCGCCTCCACCGGCGGCCTGGACACCCGCAACACCCACCCCTTCGAGCAGGAGGGCCGGCTGTTCGCCCACAACGGGGTGGTCGAAGGCCTGGACCGGCTCGACGAGCACCTCGGCGAGGACCGCGCACCGGTCAACGGCGACACCGACTCGGAACGGTGCTTCGCCCTGATCACCCGGGAGATCCGACGCCACGACGGCGACATCGCCGCGGGCATCGAGAGCGCCGTCGGCTGGATCGCCGAGAACCTGCCCGTCTACGCCCTCAACCTGGTCCTCACCACACCCCAGGAACTCTGGGCGCTGCGCTACCCGGAGACCCACCGGCTCTACACGCTGCGCAGGCACGCCGGCGGCCACCACGGCACCCGGCACCTCGACCACAGCGGCACCGACGGCCGGCTGCGCGTCCGCTCCGCGCACCTGGCCGAGTCCCCCGCCGTGGTGGTCGCCAGTGAACGCATGGACGACAACCCGCAGTGGCGGCTGATGGAGCCGGGCGAACTGCTGCACGTCGGCCCCGATCTGCACGCCACCCACCATGTCGTGCTGCCGGACCCACCGGCGCACCGGCTCACCCTGGCGGACCTCCGCCCCGACGCGGCCGCTTCGCAGAGGGCCGCCTGA
- a CDS encoding glutamate decarboxylase, whose translation MPVQHHGDDGHESRDLEINPVFSREPLRVPRYALPDGEMEPDTAYQVIHDELMLDGNARQNLATFVSTWAEPQARRLMDECAEKNMIDKDEYPQTAELETRCVHMLARLWHAEHPHRAMGCSTTGSSEAAMLGGLALKRRWQHRRRAEGKPADRPNLVMGINVQICWEKFADYFEVEPRYVPMEGDRFHLTAEKAVELCDENTIGVVAVLGSTFDGSYEPVADIAAALDDVQARTGLDIPIHVDGASGAMIAPFLDPDLEWDFRLPRVASINTSGHKYGLVMPGVGWALWRDEEALPDDLVFHVNYLGGDMPTFALNFSRPGAQIVAQYYNFLRLGFEGYRRVQQTCRDVATGLARQIAGLGPFELLTDGNDIPVFAFRMRDGVEHFSVFDVSAGLRERGWLVPAYTFPRDRTDLAALRIVVRNGFSHDLADLLMRDLRRVLTRLDKQHEPHRDADDAGGFAHGAETKNPRTPGRD comes from the coding sequence ATGCCCGTGCAGCACCACGGTGACGACGGCCACGAGAGCCGGGATCTGGAGATCAACCCGGTCTTCAGCCGGGAGCCCCTGCGGGTGCCCCGGTACGCGCTGCCGGACGGCGAGATGGAACCGGACACCGCCTACCAGGTGATCCACGACGAGCTGATGCTCGACGGCAATGCCCGGCAGAACCTGGCGACGTTCGTCTCGACCTGGGCCGAGCCCCAGGCCCGGCGGCTGATGGACGAGTGCGCCGAGAAGAACATGATCGACAAGGACGAGTACCCGCAGACCGCCGAGCTGGAGACGCGGTGCGTGCACATGCTCGCCCGGCTGTGGCACGCCGAGCACCCGCACCGGGCGATGGGCTGCTCGACGACGGGCTCCAGCGAGGCGGCGATGCTCGGCGGCCTGGCGCTCAAGCGACGCTGGCAGCACCGGCGCCGGGCCGAGGGCAAGCCGGCCGACCGGCCCAACCTCGTCATGGGCATCAACGTGCAGATCTGCTGGGAGAAGTTCGCCGACTACTTCGAGGTCGAGCCCCGGTACGTGCCGATGGAGGGCGACCGCTTCCACCTCACGGCGGAGAAGGCGGTGGAACTGTGCGACGAGAACACCATCGGTGTCGTCGCCGTCCTGGGCTCCACCTTCGACGGCTCCTACGAGCCCGTCGCGGACATCGCCGCGGCCCTGGACGATGTGCAGGCGCGCACCGGTCTCGACATCCCGATCCATGTCGACGGCGCCTCCGGGGCGATGATCGCCCCGTTCCTCGACCCGGACCTGGAGTGGGACTTCCGGCTGCCGCGGGTCGCCTCCATCAACACCTCCGGCCACAAGTACGGGCTGGTGATGCCGGGCGTCGGGTGGGCGCTGTGGCGGGACGAGGAGGCGCTCCCGGACGACCTGGTGTTCCATGTGAACTACCTCGGCGGGGACATGCCGACGTTCGCGCTCAACTTCTCCCGGCCGGGCGCCCAGATCGTCGCCCAGTACTACAACTTCCTGCGGCTGGGCTTCGAGGGTTACCGGCGGGTGCAGCAGACCTGCCGGGACGTCGCCACCGGTCTGGCCCGGCAGATCGCCGGTCTCGGCCCGTTCGAACTGCTCACGGACGGCAACGACATTCCGGTGTTCGCCTTCCGGATGCGGGACGGGGTGGAGCACTTCAGTGTCTTCGACGTCTCCGCGGGGCTGCGCGAACGCGGGTGGCTGGTGCCCGCGTACACCTTCCCCAGGGACCGCACGGACCTGGCCGCGCTGCGGATCGTGGTGCGCAACGGGTTCAGCCACGACCTGGCCGACCTGCTGATGCGGGACCTGCGCCGGGTCCTGACCCGGCTGGACAAGCAGCACGAACCGCACCGCGACGCCGACGACGCGGGCGGTTTCGCCCACGGCGCGGAGACCAAGAACCCGCGCACCCCTGGCCGCGACTGA
- a CDS encoding MFS transporter: MSDARPDGQSPLRHRTEVPKSVAELPRQVREELTSRLRRNRRAFGAEDVQVVEAPLLKRAVGASALGNCMEWFDFGVYSYLAATLGKVFFPGASPGAQLISSFATFAAAFVVRPLGGLVFGPLGDRVGRQKVLATTMIMMAAGTFVIGIIPSYSTIGIAAPVLLLLARMIQGFSTGGEYGGATTFVAEYSPDRRRGFLSSWLDFGTFVGYAAGSALVTVLNLAFSEAEMLAWGWRIPFLIAGPLGVIGLYMRLKLEESPAFQQQLDEHEKSLAQESAGTEFRTIVREHWRPLLICMGLVLLYNVTNYMVTGFLPTYQTETLDRSSGSADVLVLIGMVWIVLLITFLGRLTDRVGRRPVYAVSAVAMIVLAVPSFLLIRREGTWGPVAGVLILSTLLAGFAAPSAATLPALFPTAVRYAAMGIGFNLAVSAFGGTTPLVTEALINMTGNDMMPAYYLILAGVIGLVTVKFLPESAQVPLHGSRPMVGSTEERSELIRTSKDLYRVEQASGAR; encoded by the coding sequence GTGAGTGACGCGAGGCCTGACGGACAGTCCCCCCTCCGGCACCGGACCGAGGTGCCGAAGAGCGTCGCGGAGCTGCCGCGGCAGGTCCGCGAGGAGCTGACCTCCAGGCTCCGGCGCAACCGGCGGGCCTTCGGCGCGGAGGACGTCCAGGTCGTGGAGGCGCCCCTGCTCAAGCGGGCCGTCGGCGCCTCGGCGCTCGGCAACTGCATGGAGTGGTTCGACTTCGGCGTCTACAGCTACCTCGCCGCCACCCTCGGCAAGGTGTTCTTCCCCGGCGCCTCGCCGGGCGCCCAGCTCATCTCCTCCTTCGCCACCTTCGCCGCGGCCTTCGTCGTACGCCCGCTCGGCGGCCTCGTCTTCGGCCCGCTCGGCGACCGGGTGGGCCGGCAGAAGGTGCTCGCCACCACCATGATCATGATGGCGGCCGGCACGTTCGTCATCGGGATCATCCCCAGCTACTCCACCATCGGCATCGCCGCGCCGGTCCTGCTGCTGCTCGCCCGGATGATCCAGGGCTTCTCCACCGGCGGCGAGTACGGCGGCGCCACCACCTTCGTCGCCGAGTACTCGCCCGACCGCCGCCGAGGCTTCCTCTCCAGCTGGCTCGACTTCGGCACCTTCGTCGGCTACGCGGCCGGCTCCGCCCTGGTCACCGTGCTGAACCTGGCGTTCAGCGAGGCCGAGATGCTCGCCTGGGGATGGCGCATCCCGTTCCTCATCGCCGGGCCGCTCGGCGTGATCGGCCTGTACATGCGGCTCAAGCTGGAGGAGTCCCCGGCCTTCCAGCAGCAGCTCGACGAGCACGAGAAGAGCCTCGCCCAGGAGTCCGCCGGCACGGAGTTCAGGACCATCGTCAGGGAACACTGGCGGCCCCTGTTGATCTGCATGGGCCTGGTGCTCCTCTACAACGTCACCAACTACATGGTCACCGGCTTCCTGCCGACCTACCAGACCGAGACCCTGGACCGCTCCAGCGGCTCCGCCGACGTGCTGGTGCTGATCGGCATGGTGTGGATCGTCCTGCTGATCACCTTCCTCGGCCGGCTCACCGACCGTGTCGGCCGACGGCCCGTCTACGCCGTCTCGGCGGTCGCCATGATCGTCCTGGCGGTGCCGTCGTTCCTGCTGATCAGGAGGGAAGGGACCTGGGGGCCCGTCGCCGGGGTCCTGATCCTGTCCACGCTGCTCGCGGGCTTCGCCGCGCCGAGCGCCGCGACGCTGCCCGCGCTGTTCCCGACCGCCGTCCGCTACGCCGCCATGGGCATCGGCTTCAACCTCGCCGTCTCCGCGTTCGGCGGCACGACGCCGCTGGTCACCGAGGCCCTGATCAACATGACAGGCAACGACATGATGCCCGCCTACTACCTCATCCTCGCCGGTGTCATCGGGCTGGTGACCGTGAAGTTCCTCCCCGAGAGCGCACAGGTGCCGCTGCACGGGTCCCGGCCGATGGTGGGCTCCACGGAGGAACGCAGCGAGCTGATCCGTACCTCGAAGGACCTGTACCGCGTGGAGCAGGCGTCGGGGGCGCGCTGA
- a CDS encoding CdaR family transcriptional regulator, whose product MAGAGADEAHLEEYARILAEVCATGRRLTRDELESLRAQGERAAEAGHGLRALVRRHLSVTRELWPTLPATGTDRLLAVVEHAVDAFAEGHERAQKLAMRQEEAARREFIDDLLYGRSDLGRLSERAERFGLLFSRAHAVAVAVGERAVDETHPATRQVERALVARFGERRILLTTKDGRLICVAPGDESEVLAYFARQAHACLDGGQVGIGRAHPGAGGVVHSYEEALNALHLAERLGLHEPVLHAADLLVYPVLARDRQAMADLVRHALGPLEAARGGARPLLDTLTAYFDSGCVSAEAARRLSLSVRAFTYRLDRIHKLTGSDPSDPVHRYTLQTAVIGARLLGWPESDV is encoded by the coding sequence GTGGCGGGGGCCGGGGCGGACGAGGCACACCTGGAGGAGTACGCGCGGATCCTGGCGGAGGTCTGCGCGACCGGCCGCCGCCTCACCCGGGACGAACTGGAGTCACTGCGGGCGCAGGGCGAGCGCGCCGCAGAGGCGGGGCACGGGCTGCGCGCCCTCGTCCGCCGGCACCTCTCGGTCACCCGCGAGCTCTGGCCCACGCTGCCCGCCACCGGCACCGACCGCCTGCTCGCGGTCGTCGAGCACGCGGTGGACGCCTTCGCCGAGGGGCACGAACGCGCCCAGAAGCTCGCGATGCGCCAGGAGGAGGCGGCCCGCCGCGAGTTCATCGACGACCTGCTCTACGGCCGCAGCGACCTCGGCCGGCTCTCCGAGCGGGCCGAGCGCTTCGGTCTGCTCTTCTCCCGCGCCCACGCGGTCGCCGTCGCCGTCGGGGAGCGCGCCGTGGACGAGACCCATCCGGCCACCCGGCAGGTCGAGAGGGCCCTCGTCGCCCGTTTCGGAGAGCGGCGCATACTGCTCACCACCAAGGACGGCCGGCTGATCTGCGTCGCCCCGGGCGACGAGAGCGAGGTGCTCGCCTACTTCGCCAGGCAGGCGCACGCCTGCCTGGACGGCGGGCAGGTCGGCATCGGCCGGGCCCACCCCGGGGCCGGGGGAGTGGTGCACTCCTACGAGGAAGCCCTCAACGCCCTTCACCTGGCCGAGCGGCTCGGCCTGCACGAGCCCGTACTGCACGCCGCCGACCTGCTCGTCTACCCCGTACTGGCCCGCGACCGGCAGGCCATGGCCGATCTGGTGCGGCACGCCCTCGGCCCGTTGGAAGCCGCGCGCGGCGGTGCCCGGCCGCTGCTGGACACGCTCACCGCGTACTTCGACTCCGGCTGCGTCTCCGCCGAGGCGGCCCGCCGACTGAGCCTCAGCGTCCGCGCGTTCACCTACCGGCTCGACCGCATCCACAAACTCACCGGCTCCGACCCCTCCGACCCCGTGCACCGTTACACCCTGCAGACGGCGGTGATCGGCGCCCGGCTCCTCGGCTGGCCCGAATCGGACGTGTGA
- a CDS encoding acyltransferase, with protein MDPTGRDRYIDFLRAWAIVCVVVGHWLITALVRAPGGEVTAPELLLAVPGTQWLTLAFQIMPLFFLAGGHAASGSWARAREAGAGAADWVGARALRLLLPAGAYSALALLALAVCAGLGVDPGTLATVGWALAMQFWFLPVYLLLSAATPVLHAAHRRWGVRVPAAMAVAALLVDVLVLAAGTPYIGPLNYILVWGVAYQAGFCWRDGLLTGRGRAPAALPAALTAGGALAFAALVALGPFPVSLILVTGQRVSNTDPPSAAMLAWTVAQIGLCLLLAPAVRRLLDRARVWRAVRPVGGASMTLYLWHMVPVLVVAAAFYLTGLAPQPALGSGGWWALRLPWLAVLGVVLATLVRVLRPWERGLTALYAWTTAGSGRGGRLWCGLALSTAALTRFAGHGFAPGGRVPVLPALGLALGVALVASAGRRRTARLRDDGSAVTEAA; from the coding sequence ATGGACCCCACGGGCAGAGACCGGTACATCGACTTCCTGCGGGCCTGGGCGATCGTCTGCGTGGTGGTGGGGCACTGGCTGATCACCGCGCTGGTCCGCGCCCCCGGCGGAGAGGTCACCGCCCCCGAACTGCTGCTGGCCGTCCCCGGCACCCAGTGGCTGACCCTGGCCTTCCAGATCATGCCGCTGTTCTTCCTGGCCGGCGGGCACGCCGCGAGCGGCTCCTGGGCCCGCGCCCGTGAGGCGGGCGCCGGGGCGGCCGACTGGGTCGGGGCCCGGGCCCTGCGCCTGCTGCTGCCGGCGGGGGCGTACAGCGCACTGGCCCTCCTCGCCCTCGCCGTCTGCGCCGGCCTCGGCGTGGACCCCGGCACCCTGGCGACGGTCGGGTGGGCGCTGGCCATGCAGTTCTGGTTCCTGCCGGTGTATCTGCTGCTCAGCGCCGCGACCCCGGTACTGCACGCGGCCCACCGACGCTGGGGCGTACGGGTCCCGGCGGCCATGGCGGTGGCGGCCCTGCTCGTCGACGTCCTGGTGCTCGCGGCCGGCACCCCGTACATCGGGCCGCTCAACTACATCCTTGTCTGGGGCGTCGCTTACCAGGCGGGCTTCTGCTGGCGCGACGGCCTGCTCACCGGACGCGGGCGGGCCCCGGCCGCGCTGCCCGCCGCGCTGACGGCGGGCGGGGCGCTCGCCTTCGCGGCCCTGGTCGCCCTCGGGCCGTTCCCGGTGAGCCTGATCCTGGTGACCGGACAGCGCGTCAGCAACACCGACCCGCCCTCCGCGGCGATGCTCGCGTGGACGGTGGCCCAGATCGGCCTGTGCCTCCTCCTCGCCCCCGCCGTACGGCGACTGCTGGACAGGGCGCGGGTCTGGCGGGCGGTGCGCCCGGTGGGCGGCGCGAGCATGACGCTGTACCTGTGGCACATGGTGCCGGTCCTCGTCGTCGCCGCGGCGTTCTACCTGACCGGGCTGGCCCCGCAGCCGGCGTTGGGCTCCGGCGGCTGGTGGGCGCTGCGACTGCCGTGGCTGGCCGTGCTGGGGGTGGTGCTGGCAACGCTGGTACGGGTGCTGCGGCCCTGGGAGCGGGGGCTTACCGCGCTGTACGCGTGGACCACCGCGGGGTCCGGCCGGGGCGGGCGGCTGTGGTGCGGCCTGGCCCTGAGCACGGCCGCGCTCACCCGCTTCGCCGGCCATGGCTTCGCCCCCGGCGGACGCGTCCCCGTACTGCCGGCGCTGGGGCTGGCGCTGGGCGTCGCCCTCGTGGCGTCCGCCGGACGACGTCGTACGGCCCGCCTCCGGGACGACGGGAGCGCGGTGACGGAGGCGGCGTAG
- a CDS encoding RNA polymerase sigma factor, with amino-acid sequence MERAVADAFRREWGQVVATLIRVTGDWDLAEECAQDAFAGALDRWRRDGVPRRPGAWLTTTARNRALDVLRREAVGAAKLREVAVLGRDEPSYDGTGSANSPDDSGVHDDRLRLIFTCCHPALPVEARVALTLRTLAGLTTAEIARAFLVSETTMAARLTRAKHKIRNAGIPYRVPPAHLLPERTGGVLAVLYLLFNEGYAATSGTERLRAELCAEALRLARLLARLMPDEPEVLGLLALLLLHDARRATRTDAAGDPVGLEDQDRAAWDRTAIDEGTALLETALRRGRPGPYRIQAAIAACHATAVTAAETDWADIAALYGELVRQVPSAVVRLNRAFAVGMARGPEAGLALVAELEREGALDGYHLLPATRADLLRRAGRRDEAAVAYGRALGLVGNEAERRFLRKRLAECG; translated from the coding sequence GTGGAGCGCGCCGTCGCCGACGCCTTCCGCCGCGAGTGGGGTCAGGTCGTCGCCACCCTCATCCGGGTGACCGGTGACTGGGACCTGGCCGAGGAGTGCGCGCAGGACGCCTTCGCGGGTGCCCTGGACCGGTGGCGGCGCGACGGGGTGCCGCGCCGCCCCGGCGCCTGGCTGACCACCACCGCCCGCAACCGCGCCCTGGACGTACTGCGCCGGGAGGCGGTCGGGGCGGCGAAGCTGCGGGAGGTGGCGGTGCTGGGACGCGACGAGCCGTCGTACGACGGTACGGGCTCCGCGAACTCCCCCGACGACAGCGGGGTGCACGACGACCGACTGCGGCTGATTTTCACCTGCTGCCATCCGGCGCTGCCCGTCGAGGCCCGGGTCGCGCTCACCCTGCGCACGCTGGCCGGGCTGACCACCGCCGAGATCGCCCGCGCGTTCCTGGTGTCCGAGACGACCATGGCCGCGCGCCTGACCCGCGCCAAGCACAAGATCCGCAACGCGGGCATTCCCTACCGGGTGCCGCCCGCGCATCTGCTGCCCGAGCGCACGGGTGGGGTGCTCGCGGTGCTGTACCTGCTGTTCAACGAGGGGTACGCGGCCACCTCCGGCACCGAGCGGCTGCGCGCGGAGCTGTGCGCGGAGGCGCTGCGGCTCGCCCGGCTGCTGGCGCGGCTGATGCCCGACGAGCCGGAGGTGCTGGGGCTGCTCGCGCTCCTGCTGCTGCACGACGCCCGGCGCGCCACCCGGACCGACGCCGCCGGGGACCCCGTCGGCCTGGAGGACCAGGACCGTGCCGCCTGGGACCGGACCGCGATCGACGAGGGCACCGCCCTGCTGGAGACGGCGCTGCGGCGCGGCCGGCCCGGCCCGTACCGGATCCAGGCGGCGATCGCCGCCTGTCACGCCACGGCGGTCACGGCGGCGGAGACGGACTGGGCGGACATCGCCGCGCTGTACGGCGAGCTCGTGCGCCAGGTGCCGTCCGCGGTGGTCCGGCTCAACCGCGCGTTCGCGGTGGGCATGGCGCGGGGGCCGGAGGCGGGGCTCGCGCTGGTGGCGGAGCTGGAGCGGGAGGGCGCGCTGGACGGGTACCACCTGCTCCCGGCGACCCGGGCCGACCTGCTCCGCCGCGCGGGGCGCCGGGACGAGGCCGCCGTGGCGTACGGGCGGGCGCTCGGCCTCGTCGGCAACGAGGCGGAACGCCGGTTCCTGCGGAAGCGGTTGGCGGAGTGCGGGTAG
- a CDS encoding YciI family protein — translation MRYAFFICVPVDGPGASPEEVMADPRFAAYIEAARAGAVTGGARLRPASDATTVRVAGDEVLLTDGPFAEAKEYVAGIDFVEAADLDEAIALAAEHPAAAGGGSVEVRPVWE, via the coding sequence ATGAGATACGCGTTCTTCATCTGCGTCCCGGTCGACGGTCCCGGGGCGAGCCCCGAGGAGGTCATGGCCGACCCGCGCTTCGCCGCCTACATCGAGGCGGCGCGGGCCGGCGCGGTGACCGGCGGGGCCCGGCTGCGGCCGGCGTCCGACGCCACGACCGTACGGGTCGCGGGCGACGAAGTGCTGCTCACCGACGGGCCGTTCGCGGAGGCCAAGGAGTACGTCGCCGGAATCGACTTCGTCGAGGCCGCCGACCTCGACGAGGCGATCGCCCTGGCCGCCGAACACCCGGCAGCGGCCGGCGGGGGCTCGGTGGAGGTACGGCCGGTGTGGGAGTGA
- a CDS encoding nuclear transport factor 2 family protein codes for MKYMLLVCGDDTADATGMPPVEPWVEELGNQGVRLHGHRLRPPAEAVTVRVRGGEVLRTDGPFAETKEYVAGYDVLECDTLQEAVDAAARHPVATIGAMEVRPFWDDEDAREPLRLLDAALTLAARERDVEAALAHYTPDVEVISPAGVAVHGTAALRKAWEGAYGSVVGPVRREVVESSLHVAENVAFGRALVRTTGTLTDGTALDRLLRVTTGYRAVAERWFIAHEHLSLATGEEGAS; via the coding sequence ATGAAGTACATGCTGCTGGTCTGCGGCGACGACACCGCCGACGCCACCGGGATGCCCCCTGTCGAACCCTGGGTCGAGGAGTTGGGGAACCAGGGCGTACGGCTGCACGGCCACCGGCTGCGGCCGCCGGCCGAGGCCGTCACCGTCCGCGTGCGCGGCGGCGAGGTGCTGCGTACCGACGGGCCGTTCGCGGAGACCAAGGAGTACGTCGCCGGGTACGACGTGCTGGAGTGCGACACCCTCCAGGAGGCCGTCGACGCGGCCGCCAGGCACCCCGTGGCCACGATCGGCGCCATGGAGGTACGGCCGTTCTGGGACGACGAGGACGCCCGCGAGCCGCTGCGCCTGCTCGACGCCGCACTGACCCTGGCCGCCCGGGAACGAGACGTGGAGGCCGCCCTGGCCCACTACACGCCGGACGTGGAGGTGATCTCCCCGGCCGGCGTCGCCGTGCACGGGACCGCCGCGCTGCGCAAGGCGTGGGAGGGGGCGTACGGGTCGGTGGTCGGGCCGGTGCGCCGGGAGGTCGTCGAGTCCTCCCTGCACGTCGCCGAGAACGTGGCCTTCGGCCGTGCCCTGGTCCGGACGACCGGCACGCTCACCGACGGCACGGCCCTGGACCGGCTGCTGCGGGTCACCACCGGGTACCGGGCGGTCGCGGAACGCTGGTTCATCGCCCACGAGCACCTGTCCCTGGCCACCGGCGAGGAGGGAGCGTCATGA